Proteins found in one Actinokineospora alba genomic segment:
- a CDS encoding sigma-70 family RNA polymerase sigma factor, with protein MSTVPAELDGPSDAELIDSVRTGTVSAYGSLYERHVGAARNLARQLTRSPAEADDLVSEAFAKVLDTLRQGRGPDSAFRAYLLTALRHTAYDKTRRDKKVELSDDVSQVSGVNPDAVSVPFTDTAVAGLERSLAARAFAMLPERWQAVLWHTEIEGQSPAQVAPLLGLSANGVSALAYRAREGLRQAYLQVHLAETTADRCRSTADRLGSWVRGGLSKRETAQVETHLDECERCRTLAAELSDINTGLRVSVAPLVLGLGATAGYLAAAKAAAGTAVLATAGVATASAGAGAAGAAASAPRQFLGVAASGVALAAAVAVGLASSPSGQQIPAAAPAPTTQAPKPAPPAPPATQAPAPPAQVPPAAPIPERVPEQAVPPPEPTPTATPAPADLSAEGPAQALSLVPGGDPADLPITVRNTGGSVSKPISATLNLPPGVRAISGPSKLTHNALLRFDAPRQSTQRSDSVRCPGGTGSVTCGTAEGLNPGDSVTLLFRLVADSGASGGQITGTVSAGQQLTVSVSVPVVVQEPATTDGVDVRANATADGWFSLLWPWEREVLLKVRVVNTGTSTKAVSLGVDEGGHLITSTRPVQCAETPSQLDCATEPLAPNQGVNVVFRLGRGHDHPHDGKARRITVTAVLGTATDQDTVRVPWSHGPGWPGHNSATVTNTKPTTDAVEPTKHHVPTKTTSPKPAPTPPVVVVPTPTPEPPPSTEPGGMPTPICTGGDHKPKRWDVPCPS; from the coding sequence GTGTCGACCGTCCCGGCTGAACTCGACGGCCCGAGCGATGCCGAACTGATCGATTCGGTCCGTACCGGGACCGTGTCGGCCTACGGATCGCTCTATGAGCGGCACGTCGGCGCCGCGCGCAACCTCGCCCGTCAGCTGACCCGGTCGCCCGCCGAGGCCGACGACCTCGTCTCCGAGGCGTTCGCCAAGGTCCTCGACACGCTGCGCCAGGGCCGCGGGCCGGACTCGGCCTTCCGCGCCTACCTGCTGACCGCGCTGCGCCACACCGCCTACGACAAGACCCGCCGCGACAAGAAGGTCGAGCTGTCCGACGACGTCAGCCAGGTCAGCGGGGTCAACCCGGACGCGGTGAGCGTCCCGTTCACCGACACCGCGGTCGCGGGCCTCGAACGCAGCCTCGCCGCGCGGGCGTTCGCGATGCTGCCCGAGCGCTGGCAGGCCGTGCTGTGGCACACCGAGATCGAAGGCCAGTCGCCCGCCCAGGTCGCCCCGCTGCTCGGGCTCAGCGCCAACGGCGTGTCCGCGCTCGCCTACCGCGCCCGCGAGGGCCTGCGCCAGGCCTACCTGCAGGTCCACCTGGCCGAGACCACCGCCGACCGCTGCCGCTCGACCGCCGACCGGCTCGGCTCCTGGGTGCGCGGCGGGCTGTCCAAGCGGGAGACCGCGCAGGTCGAGACCCACCTCGACGAGTGCGAGCGCTGCCGCACCCTGGCCGCCGAACTGTCCGACATCAACACCGGCCTGCGCGTCAGCGTCGCCCCGCTCGTGCTGGGTCTGGGCGCCACGGCCGGCTACCTGGCCGCCGCGAAAGCCGCCGCCGGGACCGCTGTCCTCGCCACCGCCGGTGTCGCCACCGCGAGCGCGGGCGCCGGGGCCGCGGGGGCCGCCGCGAGCGCGCCCCGGCAGTTCCTCGGCGTCGCCGCCTCCGGGGTGGCGCTGGCCGCCGCCGTCGCTGTCGGCCTTGCGTCCTCGCCTTCAGGGCAGCAGATCCCCGCGGCCGCGCCCGCGCCCACCACCCAGGCGCCGAAGCCCGCTCCCCCCGCGCCGCCCGCGACCCAGGCGCCCGCCCCGCCCGCTCAGGTCCCGCCTGCCGCACCGATCCCGGAGCGGGTGCCCGAGCAGGCGGTGCCGCCGCCCGAGCCGACACCGACGGCGACCCCGGCCCCGGCCGACCTGTCCGCCGAGGGGCCCGCGCAGGCGCTCTCCCTCGTCCCCGGCGGCGACCCGGCCGACCTGCCGATCACCGTGCGCAACACCGGCGGCAGCGTCTCGAAGCCGATCAGCGCGACGCTGAACCTGCCGCCTGGGGTCCGCGCGATCTCGGGCCCGAGCAAGCTGACCCACAACGCCCTGCTGCGCTTCGACGCGCCGCGGCAGTCCACCCAGCGCAGCGACTCCGTGCGCTGCCCGGGCGGCACCGGGTCGGTCACCTGTGGGACCGCCGAGGGCCTCAACCCGGGCGACTCGGTCACGCTGCTGTTCCGCCTGGTCGCCGATTCCGGCGCCAGCGGCGGGCAGATCACCGGCACGGTGAGCGCCGGGCAGCAGCTCACCGTCTCCGTCTCCGTGCCGGTAGTGGTGCAGGAACCCGCGACCACCGACGGCGTCGACGTGCGCGCCAACGCGACGGCCGACGGCTGGTTCTCCCTGCTGTGGCCGTGGGAGCGTGAAGTGCTGCTCAAGGTCCGGGTGGTCAACACCGGCACGAGCACGAAGGCGGTCTCGCTCGGCGTGGACGAGGGCGGACACCTGATCACCTCGACCCGGCCGGTCCAGTGCGCGGAGACGCCGTCGCAGCTGGACTGCGCGACCGAGCCGCTGGCGCCGAACCAGGGCGTCAACGTGGTGTTCCGGCTCGGCCGCGGCCACGACCACCCGCACGACGGCAAGGCGCGCCGGATCACCGTCACCGCCGTCCTGGGCACGGCGACCGACCAGGACACCGTCCGGGTCCCCTGGAGCCACGGCCCGGGTTGGCCCGGCCACAACTCGGCCACGGTGACCAACACCAAGCCGACGACCGACGCCGTCGAGCCGACGAAGCACCACGTGCCGACCAAGACCACGAGTCCCAAGCCCGCGCCGACGCCGCCCGTGGTGGTGGTCCCGACACCCACGCCGGAGCCCCCGCCGTCGACCGAGCCCGGCGGCATGCCGACCCCCATCTGCACCGGCGGCGACCACAAGCCGAAGCGCTGGGACGTGCCCTGCCCGAGCTGA